A genomic window from Streptomyces mirabilis includes:
- a CDS encoding RICIN domain-containing protein, with protein sequence MAVGHADHVTYIRKQRARRLRMLVVPVVVAGGTITAITLGPDSSPSGPGRSSTAPWFAATPSPSGPPSATGSPSATASPSAPIVRASGSAAAVAQPERTGAAAAPEAGAPPSVESGATKLSPGSVSRLRNVSADQCASGDGSVYPGFGACDSGDAYAWTLRSSGGGTFELVNRASGNCLSAPFNNNYAAGLEACGGVGGTGYVVWRIGSTTAAGQTLKNTRTGHCLEIASPAYGGGKQVMVATCNSDEPQQLWNNGGTA encoded by the coding sequence GTGGCGGTCGGCCACGCCGACCATGTCACGTACATCCGCAAGCAGCGTGCACGCCGCTTGCGGATGCTGGTCGTGCCCGTCGTCGTGGCGGGCGGGACGATCACGGCCATCACTCTCGGACCGGACTCGTCCCCGTCGGGCCCGGGGCGGTCCTCCACGGCACCGTGGTTCGCCGCGACACCGTCGCCTTCCGGGCCGCCGTCCGCCACCGGTTCCCCGTCCGCCACCGCCTCCCCGTCGGCACCGATCGTGCGCGCGTCCGGCTCCGCGGCAGCCGTGGCCCAGCCGGAGCGGACCGGTGCGGCGGCCGCGCCCGAAGCCGGGGCGCCGCCCTCCGTGGAGTCCGGGGCGACCAAGCTCTCCCCGGGGTCCGTGTCGCGCCTGCGGAACGTCTCCGCCGACCAGTGCGCGTCCGGCGACGGTTCCGTCTACCCCGGCTTCGGGGCCTGCGACTCCGGCGATGCCTACGCATGGACGTTGCGCTCCTCCGGCGGCGGCACCTTCGAGTTGGTCAACCGCGCGAGTGGAAACTGTCTGTCGGCGCCCTTCAACAACAACTACGCGGCCGGACTGGAAGCCTGCGGTGGCGTCGGAGGCACTGGCTACGTGGTGTGGCGCATCGGAAGCACCACCGCGGCAGGCCAGACCCTGAAGAACACCAGGACCGGGCATTGCCTGGAGATCGCCTCCCCGGCGTACGGCGGCGGCAAGCAGGTGATGGTGGCCACCTGCAACAGCGACGAGCCCCAGCAGCTGTGGAACAACGGGGGGACCGCCTAG